In Colletotrichum lupini chromosome 6, complete sequence, a single window of DNA contains:
- a CDS encoding coatomer WD associated region, with the protein MQASSGMLTKFESKSSRAKGIAFHPKRPWILVALHSSTIQLWDYRMGTLIDRFEEHDGPVRGIDFHKTQPLFVSGGDDYKIKVWSYQTRRCLFTLNGHLDYVRTVFFHHELPWILSASDDQTIRIWNWQNRSLICTMTGHNHYAMCAQFHPKEDLVVSASLDQSVRVWDISGLRKKHSAPTSMTFEDQVARANQNQTDMFGNTDAVVKFVLEGHDRGVNWVAFHPTMPLIVSAGDDRLVKLWRMSETKAWEVDTCRGHFQNASGCLFHPHQDLILSVGEDKTIRVWDLNKRTAVQSFKRENDRFWVIAAHPEINLFAAGHDNGVMVFKLERERPASSVYQNNLFYITKEKHVRSYDFQKSTESPTLLSLKKLGSPWTPPRTLSYNPAERSVLVTSPSDSGSYELINLPRDGSGAIEPTESKRGQGNSAIFVARNRFAVLNTSSQTIDIKDLSNNTTRSFKPPVGTSDIYFGGTGNLLIITPTAVHLYDIGQKKSVAELAVNGVKYVVWSNDGLYAALLSKHNVTIVTKTLEQVSTLHETIRIKSATWDDAGVLLYSTLNHIKYTLLNGDNGIVRTLDQTVYLVRVKGRNVYCLDRAAKPKVLHVDPTEYRFKLALVKRNYEEMLHIIQNSSLVGQSIISYLQKKGYPEIALQFVQDPATRFELAIECGNLDVAVETAKELDRPKLWQRLSAEALAHGNHQVVEMAYQKLKQFDKLSFLYLSTGDHSKLARMAKIAEHRGDFTARFQNALYLGEVEDRIQMFKEIDLYPLAYMTAKSHGLEEECQAILEATGLTEDQLETPTIGEALTPPKPVVPTFKANWPTKATSQSVFEKALLGQVEGLSLEDTPAAANGFDDDVEEDVAAKKNGNLIDVDDDEDAAGWDLGDDVVPEIEGDFVNVDSADAGGAGSSEADLWARNSPLAVDHVAGGSFESAMQLLNRQVGAVNFAPLKPRFLEVYQASKTYLPASANLPPLVNYVRRTIEETDPRKVLPIVPRDLEFLATNDLQQGYNSMKTNKLEDGLQIFKGILHAILINAVSSESEVAEAKKLITSASEYAVAMEIELSRRKLGTTGEQLKRNLELSAYFTIPKIEVPHRQLALHNAMQLAIRNKNYGSALSFANRIIANGGSSKLTENAKKAKAQCERNPSDAIEIEFDQFAEFDICAASHSPIYSGTSYEECAFDGSKYHSKYKGTVCKVCGVCEVGKHGSGLKLFA; encoded by the exons ATGCAGGCCTCCTCGGGCATGTTGACCAAG TTCGAGTCCAAGTCCTCCCGCGCAAAGGGCATCGCCTTCCACCCCAAGAG ACCATGGATCCTCGTCGCACTTCACTCCTCCACGATTCAGCTTTGGGATTACCGCATGGGAACATTGATCGATCGATTCGAAGAGCACGATGGCCCGGTTCGAGGAATTGACTTCCACAAGACACAACCCCTCTTCGTTTCTGGAGGTGACGACTACAAGATCAAGGTCTGGTCCTACCAGACTCGCCGATGCCTCTTCACCTTGAACGGCCATCTCGACTACGTTCGCACTGTCTTCTTCCATCATGAATTGCCATGGATTCTGTCGGCATCCGACGATCAGACGATCAGGATATGGAACTGGCAGAACCGCTCTCTAA TCTGCACCATGACCGGACACAACCACTACGCAATGTGCGCCCAATTCCACCCGAAGGAAGACCTCGTTGTCTCTGCCTCCCTCGACCAGTCTGTCCGAGTTTGGGACATTTCCGGCTTGCGCAAGAAGCACTCGGCCCCGACATCGATGACCTTCGAAGACCAGGTCGCGCGCGCGAACCAGAACCAGACCGACATGTTTGGTAACACCGATGCTGTTGTCAAGTTTGTCCTGGAAGGCCACGACCGCGGTGTCAATTGGGTTGCGTTCCACCCGACCATGCCGCTGATTGTGTCTGCTGGCGATGACCGACTCGTCAAGCTCTGGCGCATGAGCGAAACGAAGGCCTGGGAGGTCGACACCTGCAGAGGACACTTCCAGAACGCCTCTGGTTGCTTGTTCCACCCCCACCAAGACTTGATCCTGTCTGTCGGCGAGGACAAGACCATCCGCGTCTGGGACCTCAACAAGCGCACCGCGGTGCAGTCCTTCAAGCGCGAGAACGACCGATTCTGGGTCATTGCCGCCCACCCCGAGATCAATTTGTTCGCTGCTGGCCACGATAACGGTGTCATGGTCTTCAAgctggagagagagagaccgGCATCGTCAGTATACCAGAACAACCTCTTCTACATCACCAAGGAGAAGCACGTCAGATCCTACGACTTCCAGAAGAGTACCGAAAGCCCGACTTTACTCTCTCTCAAGAAGCTTGGAAGCCCTTGGACCCCGCCGCGAACCTTGTCGTATAACCCGGCCGAACGCTCCGTTCTCGTCACCTCTCCCTCTGACAGCGGGTCTTACGAACTGATCAACCTTCCTCGCGATGGATCCGGTGCCATTGAGCCCACCGAGTCCAAGCGCGGCCAGGGCAACTCGGCCATCTTCGTCGCCCGCAACCGTTTCGCTGTCCTGAACACGTCTAGCCAGACAATCGACATCAAGGATCTTTCCAACAACACGACCCGTTCCTTCAAGCCTCCTGTCGGAACCAGCGACATCTACTTTGGTGGTACCGGCAACCTCCTCATCATTACGCCCACCGCTGTGCATCTTTACGACATCGGACAGAAGAAGAGTGTCGCCGAGTTGGCTGTCAACGGTGTCAAGTACGTTGTGTGGTCGAATGATGGGCTGTACGCGGCCCTTTTGAGCAAGCACAACGTCACTATCGTGACGAAGACCCTCGAGCAGGTCAGCACATTGCACGAGACTATCCGAATCAAGAGCGCAACCTGGGATGATGCTGGTGTTCTGTTGTACTCGACCCTCAACCACATCAAGTACACGCTTCTGAATGGAGACAACGGTATTGTCCGCACCCTTGACCAGACCGTCTATCTGGTCCGTGTCAAGGGCCGTAACGTATACTGCCTTGACAGAGCGGCCAAGCCCAAGGTTCTCCACGTCGATCCCACCGAATACCGATTCAAGTTGGCCCTCGTCAAGCGTAACTACGAGGAAATGCTCCACATCATCCAGAACTCCAGTCTTGTTGGTCAATCCATCATCTCCTACCTtcagaagaagggatacccCGAGATTGCTCTGCAATTCGTGCAGGACCCCGCAACCCGCTTCGAGCTCGCAATCGAGTGCGGAAACCTGGACGTTGCTGTCGAGACTGCCAAGGAGCTTGATCGTCCTAAGCTTTGGCAGAGGTTGAGCGCCGAGGCCTTGGCTCACGGAAACCACCAGGTCGTTGAGATGGCCTACCAAAAGCTCAAGCAGTTCGACAAGCTTTCATTCCTGTATTTGTCCACCGGTGACCACTCTAAGCTGGCACGTATGGCCAAGATTGCCGAGCACAGAGGTGACTTTACTGCACGTTTCCAGAACGCCCTCTACCTCGGTGAGGTTGAGGACAGGATCCAGATGTTCAAGGAAATCGACCTGT ACCCGTTGGCATACATGACCGCCAAGTCCCACGGCTTGGAGGAGGAGTGCCAGGCTATTCTCGAGGCCACTGGTCTCACCGAGGACCAATTGGAGACGCCTACGATTGGGGAGGCTCTGACGCCCCCTAAGCCTGTCGTCCCCACATTCAAGGCAAACTGGCCGACCAAGGCCACTTCCCAGTCTGTCTTCGAGAAGGCCCTGCTTGGCCAGGTTGAAGGACTGTCTTTGGAGGATACTCCCGCAGCTGCCAACGGCTTCGATGACGACGTCGAGGAGGATGTCGCTGCGAAGAAGAATGGCAACCTCATCGACGTcgacgatgatgaggatGCGGCAGGCTGGGATCTGGGTGATGATGTCGTTCCCGAGATCGAGGGCGACTTCGTAAACGTTGACAGTGCGGACGCTGGTGGTGCTGGAAGCAGTGAGGCCGACCTTTGGGCTCGCAACTCTCCTCTGGCCGTGGATCATGTTGCTGGTGGCTCATTCGAGTCAGCAATGCAACTCCTCAACAGACAAGTGGGAGCAGTCAACTTTGCGCCGCTGAAGCCCCGCTTCCTCGAAGTTTACCAGGCATCAAAAACGTATCTTCCAGCCTCTGCAAACCTTCCTCCGTTGGTCAACTACGTCCGACGTACGATTGAGGAGACGGACCCTCGAAAGGTGTTGCCGATCGTGCCCAGGGATCTCGAGTTCCTGGCGACCAACGATCTGCAACAGGGTTACAACTCGATGAAGACCAACAAGCTCGAGGACGGTCTTCAGATCTTCAAGGGTATCCTCCACGCCATCCTTATCAACGCCGTTTCAAGCGAAAGCGAGGTCGCCGAGGCGAAGAAGCTCATCACATCCGCCAGCGAATATGCCGTGGCCATGGAGATTGAGCTCAGCCGCCGCAAGCTCGGCACCACTGGCGAGCAGCTCAAGCGCAACCTTGAGTTGTCAGCCTACTTTACCATCCCCAAGATTGAGGTTCCTCATCGCCAGCTGGCCCTGCACAACGCGATGCAATTGGCGATAAGAAACAAGAACTACGGTTCAGCACTGAGCTTTGCCAACCGCATTATTGCCAATGGCGGCTCCAGCAAGCTGACTGAAAAC GCCAAGAAAGCCAAGGCCCAATGCGAGCGTAACCCCTCAGACGCTATTGAGATCGAATTTGACCAGTTTGCCGAGTTTGATATCTGCGCAGCCAGCCACTCACCCATTTACAGCGGCACTTCCTACGAGGAGTGCGCCTTTGACGGCTCCAAGTACCACAGCAAGTACAAGGGCACCGTTTGCAAGGTCTGCGGGGTGTGCGAGGTCGGCAAGCACGGCAGTGGCCTGAAGCTCTTCGCGTAG
- a CDS encoding GANP/Nin1/mts3/eIF-3 p25 family protein, whose amino-acid sequence MADRNLQQVLTQLKTKGSSLPYTESSALLSKAKLHLLQLNALTPSNPKTSPQLLALARETYELGALASIRAKNPDAFTRYVQQLQPFYELPSNVLPPNVPERNKVTGLYLLLLLTQGRYAEFHSELESLANREGGGDSSAVEGDKYLGYPIRLERWLMEGSYDRVWNALKSREVPSEEYGVFSEILTFQIRSEIASSSERAYPSLPISSAKSLLFLDSEGDVISFAQARGWILKEGHIFFPDTAEGVAAEDGTTEKEMSQMVIENALGYARELETIV is encoded by the exons ATGGCGGACCGCAACCTCCAACAGGTCCTCACCCAGCTCAAGACCAAGGGCTCCTCCCTCCCCTACACCGAATCCTCCGCCCTCCTCTCCAAAGCAAAACTCCACCTCCTCCAGCTCAACGCCCTCACCCCCTCGAACCCCAAAACCTCCCCCCAgctcctcgccctcgcccgCGAGACCTACGAGCTCGGCGCCCTCGCCTCCATCCGCGCAAAGAACCCAGACGCCTTCACCCGCTACGTCCAGCAGCTCCAGCCCTTCTACGAGCTCCCCTCCAACGTCCTCCCGCCCAACGTCCCCGAGCGCAACAAGGTCACCGGCCTCTACCTGCTCCTCCTGCTCACCCAGGGCCGCTACGCCGAATTCCACTCGGAGCTCGAGAGCCTGGCCAACCgcgagggcggcggcgacaGCAGCGCCGTCGAGGGCGACAAGTACCTGGGCTACCCCATCCGTCTCGAGAGGTGGTTGATGGAGGGCAGCTACGACCGCGTGTGGAACGCCCTCAAGAGCCGTGAGGTGCCTAGCGAGGAGTACGGTGTCTTCTCAGAG ATCCTCACCTTCCAAATCCGCTCCGAAATCGCCTCAAGCAGTGAGCGCGCATACCCAAGCCTGCCCATTAGCTCCGCAAAatccctcctcttcctcgactCCGAGGGCGACGTCATCTCCTTCGCCCAGGCGCGCGGTTGGATCCTGAAGGAGGGCCACATCTTCTTCCCCGACACCGCCGAGGGCGTCGCCGCCGAGGACGGCACCACCGAGAAGGAGATGAGCCAGATGGTGATAGAGAACGCGTTGGGTTACGCCAGAGAATTGGAGACCATTGTGTAG
- a CDS encoding glutathionylspermidine synthase, with amino-acid sequence MRRVPVQKRPNATRLVQSQGLVFADLVAPGASEPYWPDDRYYSFTEKEMNLLEEAARDVFAMCCEAADYLVEHPDIITKKMAVPAFALKQIKASWDREPAWGSIYGRFDICFGGLEHPDPRLRVPKFYEFNADTPTSLLEAASIQWLWMEQTGHGNDQFNSITEKLIEGWKRNMTLVEKELGHKPTVHFAVGEGEATGEDAMNTMLLMETCQQAGWTTKALTMEEIAKSKKDGRFYDAQGEHIDVIFKLYPWEYMVDQQFGEACFEDMENIGKCDEEGNYIGGTVWIEPPYKLLWSNKAVFAVLWDMFKDDPRGKWLLPTYFDNEAPASMTSFARKPIFAREGADVVLKKDGEILQDASTGDYGAEGYIVQELAVLPEFKDAKGSSWYPVLGMWFVDGDPVGMGIREDGTPITTNASVFIPHSIEDGPVNYMRQKIPDQEEIENLLRVEPFFDSFDKEENEMMSYIKKIVIS; translated from the coding sequence ATGCGCCGTGTTCCAGTACAAAAGAGGCCAAATGCCACCCGCCTGGTCCAAAGCCAAGGCCTCGTCTTCGCCGACCTCGTAGCCCCCGGCGCCTCAGAGCCGTACTGGCCAGACGACCGCTACTACTCCTTCACCGAAAAGGAGATGAACCTCCTCGAGGAAGCTGCCAGAGACGTGTTCGCAATGTGCTGCGAAGCAGCAGACTACCTCGTAGAGCACCCAGACATCATCACCAAGAAAATGGCCGTCCCCGCCTTCGCCCTAAAACAGATAAAGGCCTCGTGGGACCGCGAACCGGCATGGGGCAGCATCTACGGCCGCTTCGACATCTGCTTCGGCGGTCTCGAGCACCCGGACCCGCGGCTGCGCGTGCCCAAATTCTACGAGTTCAACGCCGACACGCCGACGTCGCTGCTCGAAGCGGCGTCGATTCAGTGGCTGTGGATGGAGCAGACGGGCCACGGTAATGACCAGTTCAACAGCATCACGGAGAAGCTCATTGAAGGGTGGAAGCGCAACATGACGCTCGTCGAGAAGGAGCTGGGACATAAGCCAACCGTCCACTTCGCCGTCGGCGAGGGCGAGGCTACGGGGGAGGATGCGATGAACACCATGCTCCTGATGGAGACGTGCCAGCAGGCCGGGTGGACGACCAAGGCGCTGACGATGGAGGAGATTGCAAAGTCCAAAAAGGACGGGCGGTTCTACGATGCGCAGGGGGAGCATATCGACGTCATCTTCAAGCTCTACCCGTGGGAGTACATGGTCGACCAGCAGTTCGGCGAGGCGTGTTTCGAGGACATGGAGAACATTGGCAAGTGCGACGAGGAAGGGAACTACATCGGAGGAACAGTCTGGATCGAGCCGCCGTACAAGCTCCTCTGGAGCAACAAGGCTGTCTTTGCCGTTCTCTGGGACATGTTCAAGGACGACCCGCGGGGCAAGTGGCTTCTCCCCACGTACTTTGACAACGAGGCGCCGGCGTCCATGACGAGTTTTGCGCGCAAGCCCATCTTTGCGCGCGAGGGCGCCGACGTGGTTCTCAAGAAGGACGGCGAGATTCTCCAGGACGCGTCGACGGGAGACTACGGCGCGGAAGGGTACATTGTGCAGGAGCTTGCTGTGCTGCCCGAGTTCAAGGACGCCAAGGGCAGCTCGTGGTATCCCGTGCTGGGTATGTGGTTCGTCGACGGCGATCCGGTGGGCATGGGAATCCGGGAGGACGGCACGCCCATCACCACCAACGCGTCCGTGTTCATCCCGCATTCAATTGAGGATGGACCCGTCAACTACATGAGGCAGAAGATTCCCGACCAGGAGGAGATTGAGAACCTGTTGCGGGTCGAGCCGTTCTTTGATTCATTTGATAAGGAGGAGAATGAGATGATGAGCTATATCAAGAAGATTGTAATTTCGTAG